DNA from Acidobacteriota bacterium:
CCAGAAACCATTCCTTATGCTGATAAAGATGGCCTTATGGTTGTAAAAGGATGGGTATATGACCATAAACCATATCCTCTTCGAGAGCCAAAACCGCCAACAAGACTTGATTTACAAGATATGTTCCCCACATCTGTTTATAATGCCTTCACAATAATGTCAGATAACAATGAAGAGCTATGGGAGAAATTTAAAATATCATATCGCCCGGAAATATTGATAAACTTTGGTTCTAATTCAGTGATGACAATGGGAAATGCTCAGGTAGTAACAGAGAATTTCCTCAAAAAATTCAAATTTATTTTTTCCTTTGATATTTATTTAACCGAATTCACTGATGCTGTTGCTGACATTGTTCTTCCCGATGCTTGTTTTCTTGAAAGATTAACTCCAGCGATTACATTTCCATCGATCTTCAGTCACCCTCAAGGATTGGGTGAATGGGGATGGCAGATAAGACAGCCTGTGATAGAGCCTCAATATGAGAGAAGAGACTTTTCAGAGGTTATGCTTGAAATTGCAAAAAGACTTGGAATTCAGGATAAATATTGCGAAGCTATCAACAAAATTATTCCAATTCGATACGGTGGTGAAATGTCAGAAGAATTTCGGTTAAAACCAGGAGAGGATTACTCATGGGAAGATATTTGCGATAGACTTTTAAAAGATAGATTTGGCCCATCAAAAGGTCTTGATTATTTCAAAAAAGAAGGTGTTTTAACATGGAAAAAGAAAGTTGAAGAAATTTACTGGAGATGGTTCCTTAATGTAAGAACACCAATTTATTTTGAATTTTTCCCAGACGGAGGAAAAAAATCCCAGAAAATAGCTGAACAATTTGGGATGCCAGACCTCATTGACTGGTCTCGTTTTACAACTCTTCCTGACTGGTATCCATGTCCATCTCACACAGAAAAATCTCCAGAATATGACATGTATGCCTTTTACTGGAGAGCTGTCATGCATACAAATTCATTAACGATGCAAAACCCATGGCTTGATGAAGTAGCTTCCCAGGATCCCCATGCTTACACAATTCAAATTAACACTGAAACTGCTAAGAAAAAGAAAATAAAAGATGGAGACCTTGTCTGGTTGGAGAATACCAAGGGTTATAGAGTAAAAGGAAAAGTTAAGTTAACTGAAGGAATCCATCCTGAACATCTTGCAATCGCTGCTTGCGCTGGACATTGGACGCCATATCAGCCTGCTGCAAAAGGGAAAGGTGTATTCTTCAATGACCTTATTGTTATGGATGTAGCCCATACAGACCCTCTAACATTGGGTCAGGATATCTGTGTTAAAGTAAAAATATATAAGGATAAATCATGAGATACGGATTTGTTATTGACCTTAAAAGATGTTATGGCTGTTATAGTTGCCAGGTGTCGTGTAAAGCAGAAAACCTTACGCCACCTGGAGTATTCTTGGCTCGCTGCTTAAAAGGAGAAACAGGCAAATATCCAACAGTTGTAAGGCAATCTCTTCCAGTGCTCTGCATGCAATGCAAAGACCCTGAATGTAAAAAGGTCTGCCCTACAAAAGCCACTACTGTTAGAGAAGATGGAATTGTAACAATCGATAAAAATTTATGTATAGGATGTAAATATTGCATTGTAGCCTGCCCTTATGGAGCAAGGTACTTTGTTCCAAAATGGAAAAGTTATTTTCCAGATAAAGAACTCCCTAATCCTCTAAAACGAGAAGAAAACCCTTTTGAAGCTTATAGCAGAAAAAGATGGATAGAAGAACATGGAGAGGGAACTGTTGCAAAATGCGATTTCTGTATTGAGAGAGTTGAAAAAGGATTAAATCCTGCCTGTGTTGATGCCTGCCCTGCCAAAGCGCGTTATTTTGGTAATTTAGAAGACCCTGAAACTGAGGTATCGATACTTATAAAAACAGAAAGAGGATTTCAATTAAATCCAGAGTTTGGCACAGACCCGGCAGTTTATTATTTACCACCGAGGTGAAAAATGGAAATAAAATTAGAAGGTCAAACTGAATGGGGTTGGAAAATTGCTGCGTATCTCTTCCTCGCAGGAGTTGGGGCTGGAGCATACGCAGTTGGAATTTTTGCTAATTTCACAGGATGGACTTTAGCTTCAAAGATAGGTATATTTCTCGGCTTTCCATTACTCTTTATAGGAACTTTCTTCTTGATAGCTGACCTGGGTGTAAAGCCTCGGGCACTCCGCGCTTTTATGAATCCAAAGACCTCCTGGATTGCAAGGGGAACTTTCATCATAAGTATCTTCATGATTCTTGGTGCA
Protein-coding regions in this window:
- a CDS encoding molybdopterin-dependent oxidoreductase; the protein is MHDEGVWISTSCGQCYCQCGIRVHKVNGLITKIEGDPKSPAGMGRICPKGAPGVMLLYDPYRVNYPLKRTNPEKGIGVDPKWERIPWDEALDIITQKLKEVYEKDPRAVYFQATTTQTSEIRFAVIAFMRAFGFSNYWVSGGGLHCGNGAHFMNGITHAAWSIIPDFQYSELVLYFGCSKGHGAGHVAVQNSQQVADARARGMRAIVFDPFMSAQASKAHEWVPIRVGTDGALALGMVNILLNELGIYDAEYLKRKTNAAYLIKPDGYYMRDKESGKPLIWDSESQSAKTFDDPLIKDFALLGTYKIDGIECQPAFQLLKEHVKKYTPEKVSEITTIPVSTIRRVTKEFGETAKIGSTIRIDGKELPYRPVSAIFFRGSQGHVNSGWTCLSIDLLNHVVGSSEAVGGALGLGPPVCHGYPDTGKPETIPYADKDGLMVVKGWVYDHKPYPLREPKPPTRLDLQDMFPTSVYNAFTIMSDNNEELWEKFKISYRPEILINFGSNSVMTMGNAQVVTENFLKKFKFIFSFDIYLTEFTDAVADIVLPDACFLERLTPAITFPSIFSHPQGLGEWGWQIRQPVIEPQYERRDFSEVMLEIAKRLGIQDKYCEAINKIIPIRYGGEMSEEFRLKPGEDYSWEDICDRLLKDRFGPSKGLDYFKKEGVLTWKKKVEEIYWRWFLNVRTPIYFEFFPDGGKKSQKIAEQFGMPDLIDWSRFTTLPDWYPCPSHTEKSPEYDMYAFYWRAVMHTNSLTMQNPWLDEVASQDPHAYTIQINTETAKKKKIKDGDLVWLENTKGYRVKGKVKLTEGIHPEHLAIAACAGHWTPYQPAAKGKGVFFNDLIVMDVAHTDPLTLGQDICVKVKIYKDKS
- a CDS encoding 4Fe-4S dicluster domain-containing protein, giving the protein MRYGFVIDLKRCYGCYSCQVSCKAENLTPPGVFLARCLKGETGKYPTVVRQSLPVLCMQCKDPECKKVCPTKATTVREDGIVTIDKNLCIGCKYCIVACPYGARYFVPKWKSYFPDKELPNPLKREENPFEAYSRKRWIEEHGEGTVAKCDFCIERVEKGLNPACVDACPAKARYFGNLEDPETEVSILIKTERGFQLNPEFGTDPAVYYLPPR